DNA from Mycobacterium sp. SMC-8:
GAACGCCTCGTTCACCTCGAACAGGTCGATATCAGGAAGGCTCAAGCCGGCTTTCCGCAATACCTTCTCCGTCGCCGGGATCACGCCGGTCAGCATGTACAGCGGATCGGATCCGACCGCGACGGTGGTGTGGATGCGCGCCAGCGGGCGCAGACCGAGCCGGCGGGCCGCCGCGCCGCTGGTGATCATCACCGCGGCACTCCCGTCCGATAGCGGCGAGGAGTTGCCCGGCGTGATGTTCCAACCGATCTGCGGGAACCGCGCGCCGAGGGCCTCGTTGTAGAACGCCGGCTTGAGCCCGGCCAGCGTCTCGGCCGTGGTGTCGGGGCGGACGATCTCGTCGGCGGTCAGTCCGGCGATGGGGGCGAGCTCGGCGTCGAACAGTCCGTCCTTGGCAGCGCGCGCCGCCTTCTGATGGCTCGCGGCGGAGAACTCGTCGAGCTGGGTGCGCGACAGGTTCCACCGCGCAGCGATCAGTTCGGCGCTGATGCCTTGGGCGACAAGGCCATCCGGGTAGCGGGCGGTCATGTCGCGGCCGAACGGGTTGCTGCCGGGCAGCACCGACGATCCCATCGGCACCCGGCTCATGGATTCCACGCCCGCGGCGATCACCACGTCGTAGGCGCCGGCCAGCACTCCCTGTGCGGCGAAGCTGATCGCCTGCTGGCTGCTGCCGCACTGGCGGTCGACGGTGGTGCCGGGCACGCTCTCGGGGAACCCGGCGCCGAGCAGGGCGTTGCGGGCGATGTTGACGGCCTGGTCACCGACCTGGGTGACGGCGCCGGCGATGACGTCCTCGACCTCGACGGGATCCACGCCGGTACGCGTCACGAGCTCGCGCAGGCTGTGTGCCAGCAGGTCGGCGGGCAGCACGTCGTGGAGGGCGCCGGTGGCCTTGCCCTTGCCGACGGGGGTGCGGACGGCGCCGACGATGACGGCGTCGCGATCGGAATAGTCGGCCATGCGGATCCTCCTGGAACTCGTCGCTGAGTATGCTGCTGTGTACCTAGATGTAACACCTAGGTTCAGTCAAGACAACCCAGCGGTGGAGTGATGTGCATGACAGTCCTGCAGGGTCCGCTCGCCGACCGTGGCGCATGGTCGGCGGTCGGCCGGTGCCCGATCGAGAAGACGATGGCGCTCGTCGGCACCAAGTCCGCGATGCTGATCATGCGGGAGGCCTACTACGGCACCACGCGCTTCGACGATTTCGCCAAACGCGTCGGAATCACCAAGGCCGCGACGTCGGCGCGCTTGTCCGAACTCGTAGAAGCCGGGCTGCTGACCAAACGTCCGTACCGGGAGCCTGGACAGCGGGCGCGCGACGAATACGTGCTCACCGAGGCCGGGTCGGAGTTCATGCCGGTGGTGTGGGCGATGTTCGAATGGGGACGCAAGCACCTCGACGACACGTCGCTGCGACTCACCCACCTGGGTTGCGGTGCTCAGGCGGGCGTCGAGATCGTCTGTGCCGAAGGGCATTCGGTTCCGCCGGACGAGCTGGGGATGCGGCTCGTCCGGCGGACGAACGATCAGCCCAGCTGAGCGCGGAACTCCTTGGCCGCGCCCATGAGCTCTTCGACCCTGGACTTCTCGGCTGCGTTGGCGAACAGGCCGTCCTTCTTGAAGTAGGTGCCCACGACGGCGCCGTCGGCGACGCTGAGGTGGGCAGCGACGTTCTCGGCGCGCACACCGGTGTTGACGAACACCGGCACCTCACCTGCGGCCGATTTCACGACGCGCAGCGTCTCGGTGTCGGTGGGCGCGCCCGCGGTCGCGCCGGAGACGCAGATCGCATCGGGACGCGTCGCGAAGACGGTGGTGCGGGTGATGGCGGCCAGATCGCGGTCGGCGAGGTACTGGGCCGACTCGGGGACGATGTTGAACAGCAGCTTCACGTGTGACCCACCGATGCGTGCCCGGTGCCGCGCGACCTCGCCCACGTTGGTGTCCCACAGGCCGAAGTCGCTGGCGTACACCCCGGTGAAGATCTCGCGGACGAACTTCGCGCCGGTGGCCACCGCGAGGTCGATGGACGCCCGGCCGTCCCAGAGCACGTTGACCCCGTACGGCACCGAGATGTCGGGCAGCAGCTCGCCGATGATCCGGGCCATCGTGATCGCGGTGATGGGTTCGGTCTTGGTCAGGTAGGGCAGGCTGAATTCGTTGCTGATCATGACGGCGTCGACACCGCCGGCTTGCAGCGCGTCCAGTTCGGTGCGGGCGCGGTTGACGACGGCGGCGATGCCGCCCGCGGAGTCGAAGCCGGGATCGCCGGGCAGCGCGGACAGGTGCAGCATGGCGATGACGGGTTTCGAGACGCCGAAGACCTCGTCGAGCCAGGTGGTGGTCACGTGAAGTGCCTTTCTCTTTCGGGTGAAACGGATGAGTTGCGGCCGGCTCAGTCCATGTAGGCGCCGCCGTTGACGGCGAGCGCTTCGCCGGTGATGAAGCGGGCGTCGTCGGAGAGCAGGAAAGCCACCGAGCGGGCGACGTCGTCGGGCGCTTCGAGCCGGCCCAGCGGTGTGTCGGCGATCATCATCGCGCGCACGTCGTCGGCGGTGGTGCCGCGCAGTTCGGCCTCCCACTCCAGTTCCCTTGACTGCATGGGTGTTTCGACGAAACCGGGACAGACGCAGTTGACGGTGATGCCGTGCTCACCGAGTTCGTAGGCCATCGCCTGGGTCAGCCCCACCACACCGAATTTCGAGGCGACGTAGTCCGACAGGAACGGCACCCGGCCCTGCTTTCCGGCCATCGAGGCGGTGTTGACGATCGCCCCGCGCGTGCCTGACCGCACCATCTCGCGGGCGGCGGCCTGGCCGCAGACGAAGACGCCCTTGAGATTGACGTCCATGGTCTGCTGATAGCGCTCGACCGGTGCGTCGAGGAAGCGGTGCATGAACGAGATGCCGGCGTTGCTGACCCACGCGTGCAGGCCGAGGCGACCGGCGATGTCGGAGGCCACCGCGGCCGCGTTCTCGGCCGAGGTGACGTCGAGCTGGGCCGACTCGTGGCCGGCATCCGGATTGGGCAACGCGGCGGCGACCTCGCCCGCGGCGGCCGCGTCGAGGTCGGTCACCACCACCCGCCAATCCCGTTGCGCCAGCGTGTGGGCGATCGCGCGGCCGATACCGGATCCCGCTCCGGTCACCACGACAGTTCTCGTCATCTGCACTACTCGTTTCTTCTGTGTTGTTTCAGCCGGCCAGACGCCGGCCGGTGGTGGTGTCGAAGAGGTGGGTGGCGCCCGGACGGGCGGCCAGGTCGACCGGGCTGCCCTCGCTGATGCCCGACAGACGCGCGGTCTCGACCACGCTGGTCAGCTCGGTGCCGTGAGCGTCGATCGTGACGATGGCGCGTGGTCCGAGATGTTCGATCAGCACCACCCGTGCCTGCCCGTCACCCTCGGCGGCGGTGGGCAGCAGATCGTCGGGCCGGACCCCGAGGGTGACCGGACCGTGGGCGGGGGGCCGATCGACGGTGAGGGTGAAGCCGTTGCCCGCGGTGAACGCGGTGCCCGCGACGGCGCCGTCGATCAGGTTCATCTTCGGGCTGCCCACGAAGGTCGCGACGAACGTGTCGGCGGGCCGCGCGTACACCTCTTGCGGGGTGCCCTGCTGCGCGATGTGCCCGTCCCGCATGACGACCATGCGGTCCGACAGCGTCATGGCCTCTTCCTGGTCATGGGTGACGTACACCGACGTGATGCCGAGCCGCCGCTGGATCTGCAGCAGTTCGGTCCTGGTCTCCACCCGCAGCTTGGCGTCGAGGTTGCTCAGCGGCTCGTCGAACAGGAACACCGAAGGCTCGCGGATGATCGCCCGGCCGATCGCGACGCGCTGTTGCTGACCGCCGCTGAGGTCTTTGGGCTTGCGCTCCAACAGTTTTCCCAGACCCAGCGATTCGGCGATGCTCGCCGCGCGGGTGAGCGCCTCACGTCGCGGGGTCTTGGTGGCGCGCAGGGGGAATGCGATGTTCTCGGCGACCGACAGGTGCGGGTACAGCGCGTAGTTCTGGAACACCATCGCGATGTCGCGGTCCCGTGGCTGTAGGTGGGTCACGTCGCGGTCGCCGATGGTGATGCGCCCGGAGGTGACGGTCTCCAGACCGGCCAGCATGCGCAACGAGGTCGACTTGCCGCATCCGGACGGGCCGACGAGCACCGTGAAGGACCCGTCGGGCAGCTCGAGGTCGAGATCGCTGACGACTGAGGTGGTTCCGTACGCCTTCTGGACGCCGGAGAATCGGACCGTTGCCATGGTGTGCCAAAAACCTATCTGTGTCTAGAACTTCACCGCGCCGCCGCTGATGCCCTGCACCAGCTTGCGCTGGATGAAGAAGCTCGCGATGACGACGGGAACGACCGCGATGAGGATCGCCGCGCTCATCGAGCCGATCTGAACCCCGCGGAATGTGTTGAAACCTGCGATGGCCACCGGCAGGATCGCCGCCTTACCCGGAGCCAGGATGAGCCCGTAGAACAGATCGTTCCAGGACAGTGTGAAGCCGAAGATGGCTGCGGCCCCGATACCCGGATAAACCTGCGGCAGCACCACCAGCCGGAACGCCGCGAACCGGCTGAAGCCGTCCACCTGGGCCTGTTCCTCCAGCGAGCGGGGGACAGCCTCGAAGAACCCGATCAGGAACCAGGTGACCACGGGCAGAACGAAACTCAGGTGCGCGAAGATCACCGGCACCAGGGTGTCGGTCAGTCGCAGCGCGTACGCCATCGTCAGGAACGGGAACACCAGCACCGCCGGCGGCAGCACCTGCGCGGCGAGCATGCCGAAGCGGGTCAGCGTGCCGCCCGCCCGGTAGCGGGCGATCGCGTAGGCGCCCATGCTGCCGACCACCACACTGATGCCGACGGTGATCAGCGCGACCAGCGCGCTGCGCCCGGCGGCGCCGAGGATCCCCGAGGTGAGCACGTTCTGCCAGCTGGCGAAGTTCGGTGTGAAGGTGATCAGGAAGGGATCATTGAGCTGCTCGGGCGTTTTCACGCTCGCCAGGGCGATCCAGACGATGGGGAAGAGCACCGTGATGCCCGCCGCCCACAGCAGGGCCACCCGCAACACGGTGACCACCGAGGAACGGGTCATCGCGATTTGGTCCTCTCCATGCGGCGGAACGCGATGACGATCACTGCCAGAACGACGACCAGCACGATGAACGCCATCGAGGATGCGGATCCGAGCCGGAAGAACTGGATCCCGG
Protein-coding regions in this window:
- a CDS encoding acetyl-CoA C-acyltransferase; translated protein: MADYSDRDAVIVGAVRTPVGKGKATGALHDVLPADLLAHSLRELVTRTGVDPVEVEDVIAGAVTQVGDQAVNIARNALLGAGFPESVPGTTVDRQCGSSQQAISFAAQGVLAGAYDVVIAAGVESMSRVPMGSSVLPGSNPFGRDMTARYPDGLVAQGISAELIAARWNLSRTQLDEFSAASHQKAARAAKDGLFDAELAPIAGLTADEIVRPDTTAETLAGLKPAFYNEALGARFPQIGWNITPGNSSPLSDGSAAVMITSGAAARRLGLRPLARIHTTVAVGSDPLYMLTGVIPATEKVLRKAGLSLPDIDLFEVNEAFAPVVLAWAADVGADLERTNVNGGAIAIGHPLGASGARIMTTLVNALQQRDGRYALQTMCEGGGMANATIIERL
- a CDS encoding carbohydrate ABC transporter permease, with product MTRSSVVTVLRVALLWAAGITVLFPIVWIALASVKTPEQLNDPFLITFTPNFASWQNVLTSGILGAAGRSALVALITVGISVVVGSMGAYAIARYRAGGTLTRFGMLAAQVLPPAVLVFPFLTMAYALRLTDTLVPVIFAHLSFVLPVVTWFLIGFFEAVPRSLEEQAQVDGFSRFAAFRLVVLPQVYPGIGAAAIFGFTLSWNDLFYGLILAPGKAAILPVAIAGFNTFRGVQIGSMSAAILIAVVPVVIASFFIQRKLVQGISGGAVKF
- a CDS encoding SDR family NAD(P)-dependent oxidoreductase, with amino-acid sequence MTRTVVVTGAGSGIGRAIAHTLAQRDWRVVVTDLDAAAAGEVAAALPNPDAGHESAQLDVTSAENAAAVASDIAGRLGLHAWVSNAGISFMHRFLDAPVERYQQTMDVNLKGVFVCGQAAAREMVRSGTRGAIVNTASMAGKQGRVPFLSDYVASKFGVVGLTQAMAYELGEHGITVNCVCPGFVETPMQSRELEWEAELRGTTADDVRAMMIADTPLGRLEAPDDVARSVAFLLSDDARFITGEALAVNGGAYMD
- a CDS encoding helix-turn-helix domain-containing protein, with translation MTVLQGPLADRGAWSAVGRCPIEKTMALVGTKSAMLIMREAYYGTTRFDDFAKRVGITKAATSARLSELVEAGLLTKRPYREPGQRARDEYVLTEAGSEFMPVVWAMFEWGRKHLDDTSLRLTHLGCGAQAGVEIVCAEGHSVPPDELGMRLVRRTNDQPS
- a CDS encoding ABC transporter ATP-binding protein, with translation MATVRFSGVQKAYGTTSVVSDLDLELPDGSFTVLVGPSGCGKSTSLRMLAGLETVTSGRITIGDRDVTHLQPRDRDIAMVFQNYALYPHLSVAENIAFPLRATKTPRREALTRAASIAESLGLGKLLERKPKDLSGGQQQRVAIGRAIIREPSVFLFDEPLSNLDAKLRVETRTELLQIQRRLGITSVYVTHDQEEAMTLSDRMVVMRDGHIAQQGTPQEVYARPADTFVATFVGSPKMNLIDGAVAGTAFTAGNGFTLTVDRPPAHGPVTLGVRPDDLLPTAAEGDGQARVVLIEHLGPRAIVTIDAHGTELTSVVETARLSGISEGSPVDLAARPGATHLFDTTTGRRLAG
- a CDS encoding BtpA/SgcQ family protein — its product is MTTTWLDEVFGVSKPVIAMLHLSALPGDPGFDSAGGIAAVVNRARTELDALQAGGVDAVMISNEFSLPYLTKTEPITAITMARIIGELLPDISVPYGVNVLWDGRASIDLAVATGAKFVREIFTGVYASDFGLWDTNVGEVARHRARIGGSHVKLLFNIVPESAQYLADRDLAAITRTTVFATRPDAICVSGATAGAPTDTETLRVVKSAAGEVPVFVNTGVRAENVAAHLSVADGAVVGTYFKKDGLFANAAEKSRVEELMGAAKEFRAQLG